From the genome of Ziziphus jujuba cultivar Dongzao chromosome 6, ASM3175591v1, one region includes:
- the LOC107431097 gene encoding 7-deoxyloganetic acid glucosyl transferase — protein MEKMEQPPHVVFHTIPAQGHIKPLLCLAQLLSEAGLYITFVFSHHFRKCFENLPDLSNQSPNLHFEFISDGLPDDHPRSITFDFFYDIKTKTKPHLKDLILSLNTRSPPVSCIINDQYINYPLEVAEELGIPSFTFCAHSASFALTYFIIPKLIEDGHLPFADDDMNHEINGVPGLEGILRRKNLPIFCALPDINSPDFQYFLNGTTGMIPYSSGLIINTFDELEDQSLPQLAKHFRKVYAVGPLHAFLNSKIGKYGSQLIGSHISLWKADQNCITWLDSQPLRSVLYVSFGSLINISASQLLEFWHGLVNSGHPFLWVIRPDVIFSEGEQAVIPEELKIGAKEKGYIVDWAPQEEVLFHQAVGAFFTHCGWNSISESIMARIPLICWPQLYDQLISSDLVSKVLRIGVELKACDRSTIETTIKTLMETKKQEFQNSVNRVANSAQDGIGQGGSSNQNIEILIQHIKNMKLN, from the exons ATGGAGAAGATGGAGCAACCTCCCCACGTAGTGTTCCATACCATACCAGCACAAGGCCACATTAAGCCCTTGCTATGCTTAGCACAACTTCTAAGCGAAGCTGGCCTTTACATAACCTTTGTGTTTAGCCACCACTTTCGCAAGTGCTTTGAAAACCTTCCGGATCTCTCCAATCAATCCCCAAATCTCCACTTTGAGTTCATCTCCGATGGCCTACCGGACGATCACCCTCGATCCATtacctttgattttttttacgATATAAAGACGAAAACTAAGCCACACTTGAAAGATCTGATCCTCTCCCTCAATACTCGGTCCCCTCCGGTCAGTTGTATCATAAACGACCAATATATAAACTATCCTCTTGAAGTAGCAGAGGAGTTGGGGATCCCTTCATTTACTTTTTGTGCACATAGTGCTTCTTTTGcattgacatattttattattcccAAGCTTATTGAAGATGGTCACCTTCCTTTCGCAG ATGACGACATGAATCATGAAATTAATGGGGTGCCTGGACTCGAAGGCATTCTACGACGCAAAAATCTACCAATCTTTTGTGCGCTACCGGATATTAACAGCCCTGATTTTCAGTACTTTCTCAACGGGACCACTGGCATGATTCCATACTCTTCGGGTCTTATAATCAACACCTTTGATGAACTTGAAGATCAAAGCCTTCCTCAACTTGCTAAACACTTTCGAAAAGTTTATGCAGTGGGACCTCTCCATGCATTCTTAAACTCCAAAATTGGAAAATATGGATCCCAGTTGATCGGGTCTCATATCTCTTTATGGAAAGCAGACCAAAATTGCATTACATGGTTGGATTCACAACCCTTGAGATCAGTTCTTTATGTTAGCTTTGGGAGTTTGATCAACATATCGGCTTCCCAGTTATTGGAGTTTTGGCATGGGCTTGTTAACAGTGGCCATCCTTTCTTGTGGGTCATACGGCCAGATGTGATATTTTCAG AAGGCGAGCAAGCTGTGATTCCTGAAGAACTTAAAATTGGTGCAAAAGAAAAGGGTTACATTGTGGATTGGGCTCCACAAGAAGAAGTATTGTTCCACCAAGCCGTAGGTGCGTTTTTCACACACTGTGGTTGGAACTCAATCTCAGAGAGCATCATGGCCAGAATTCCCTTGATATGTTGGCCACAATTGTATGACCAATTGATTAGTTCTGACCTTGTTAGCAAAGTATTGAGAATTGGGGTTGAATTGAAGGCATGTGATAGGTCCACTATAGAGACTACAATAAAGACTTTGATGGAAACTAAAAAGcaggaatttcaaaattcagtgAATAGAGTGGCAAATTCTGCTCAGGATGGTATCGGACAAGGTGGATCTTCAAATCAAAACATAGAAATTCTAATCCAACATATCAAGAATATGAAACTAAATTAA
- the LOC107431096 gene encoding 7-deoxyloganetic acid glucosyl transferase, whose amino-acid sequence MEQQQPPHVVLHSIPAHGHIRPLLFLAQLLSQAGFCITFVFTHHFRKSFENLTALSTQFPNLHFEFISDGLPDDHPRSLTFDFFFDIKTKTKPHLKELILLLNAKLPPVTCIISDQYILYPVEVAEELGIPSFTFSSHSASCTLTYFIVPKLIEDGHLPFADDDMNHEIIGVPGVEGILRRRNLPAFCVLPDVHHPAFQFLLNEFTGMTRYSSGLIINTFDELEDQCLPQLATHFGKVYSVGPLHAILNSKIEKYGSQLMGSHISSWKADQNCLAWLDSQPLKSVLYVSFGSLINVSVSQLLEFWHGLVNSGHPFLWVIRPDVILSEAEHGIPEELKIGAKEKGYIVDWAPQEEVLSHQAVGGFFTHCGWNSISESIMARIPMMCWPLMYDQLINSDLITKVLRIGVELEACDRSTIETTIKTLMETRREEFQNSVNRMAKSAEDGIGQGGSSNLNIEILVQHIKKMKQN is encoded by the exons ATGGAGCAACAGCAACCTCCTCATGTAGTGCTTCATTCCATACCAGCACACGGCCATATTAGACCCTTATTATTCTTAGCACAACTTCTAAGCCAAGCTGGCTTTTGCATAACCTTCGTTTTTACCCATCACTTCCGCAAGAGCTTTGAAAACCTCACAGCTCTCTCCACTCAATTCCCAAATCTCCATTTCGAGTTCATCTCCGATGGCCTACCGGACGATCATCCTCGATCCCTTACCTTTGATTTCTTTTTCGATATTAAGACGAAAACTAAGCCACACTTGAAAGAGCTGATCCTCTTGCTGAATGCTAAGTTGCCTCCGGTAACTTGTATCATAAGCGACCAATATATCCTTTATCCAGTTGAAGTAGCAGAGGAGTTGGGGATCCCTTCGTTTACTTTTTCTTCACACAGTGCTTCTTGCAcattgacatattttattgTCCCCAAGCTCATTGAAGATGGTCACCTTCCTTTTGCAG ACGACGATATGAATCATGAAATTATTGGTGTGCCTGGAGTCGAAGGCATTCTACGACGCAGAAATCTACCCGCCTTCTGTGTGCTACCGGATGTACACCATCCTGCATTTCAGTTCCTTCTCAATGAGTTCACCGGCATGACTCGGTATTCTTCAGGTCTTATAATCAACACCTTCGATGAGCTTGAAGATCAATGCCTACCTCAGCTTGCCACCCACTTTGGCAAAGTTTACTCAGTTGGACCTCTTCATGCAATCTTGAActctaaaattgaaaaatatggcTCCCAATTGATGGGATCTCATATCTCTTCATGGAAAGCAGATCAAAATTGCCTTGCATGGTTGGATTCACAGCCTTTGAAATCGGTTCTTTATGTTAGCTTTGGGAGTCTGATAAATGTATCAGTTTCACAGTTATTGGAGTTTTGGCATGGGCTTGTCAACAGTGGACATCCTTTCTTGTGGGTTATACGGCCAGATGTTATATTATCAG AAGCAGAGCATGGGATTCCTGAAGAACTTAAAATCGGTGCTAAAGAAAAGGGTTACATTGTGGACTGGGCTCCACAAGAAGAGGTATTGTCCCACCAAGCTGTAGGTGGGTTTTTCACACACTGCGGTTGGAACTCCATCTCAGAGAGCATCATGGCCAGAATTCCCATGATGTGTTGGCCACTAATGTATGACCAATTGATTAACTCTGACCTTATAACCAAAGTGTTGAGAATTGGAGTTGAATTGGAAGCATGTGATAGGTCCACTATAGAGACAACAATAAAGACTTTGATGGAAACAAGAAGGgaggaatttcaaaattcagtgAATAGAATGGCAAAATCTGCTGAGGATGGTATTGGACAAGGCGGATCTTCAAATCTAAACATAGAAATTCTAGTCCAACATATtaagaaaatgaaacaaaattaa
- the LOC107431094 gene encoding UDP-glucosyltransferase 29-like: MRDSKQRSLSVLMLPWYAYGHIFPFLELAKQLTRRNFHIYFCSTPVNLNSIKSKVCKFSNSIKLVELNLPTLPDLPPQYHTTKGLPPHLNATLHRASDLSKPDISNMIATLDPDLVIFDYHVRHWVPSLAFSFNVPAIPFVPTGVGVVSFVHHYTKIKDREFPFPELCPDILKPKLVQLGVTPASSTDQDKEREQDHEDGDDESVQSSVETSSYYNTALIKSFRELEGKYIDYLSDSFGLKIIPVGPLVSDPADQDEEGICIIDWLDKREKSSTVFVSFGSECYLSKEDMEEMAYGLELSNVNFLWIIRFPEGEKMELKDALPEGFLERVNENGMVVENWAPQVKILNHSSIGGFVSHCGWSSIMESLRFGVPIIAMPIQHDQPWNAKVVVSSGFGLEVERENGKGLEREHVAKVIKQVLVEKIGENIKRKATKMSENMKGKVEEEMMDVVEKELLQICGM; this comes from the coding sequence ATGAGGGATTCAAAACAGAGGAGTTTGAGTGTTCTAATGCTTCCATGGTATGCTTATGGTCATATATTTCCCTTCCTTGAGCTAGCCAAGCAGCTCACTCGCAGAAACTTTCACATCTATTTTTGTTCAACCCCTGTGAACCTCAATTCTATAAAGTCTAAAGTATGTAAATTCTCCAATTCCATAAAATTAGTGGAGTTAAATCTCCCAACCCTTCCTGATCTTCCTCCTCAATACCACACAACCAAAGGGCTTCCACCACATCTCAATGCCACCCTTCATAGAGCCTCTGACTTGTCTAAGCCTGACATCTCAAATATGATTGCAACCCTTGACCCAGATTTGGTGATTTTTGATTACCATGTAAGGCATTGGGTACCAAGTTTAGCTTTTTCTTTCAATGTTCCAGCTATTCCCTTTGTACCAACTGGAGTTGGTGTTGTCTCTTTTGTACACCATTATACGAAGATTAAAGATCGTGAATTCCCATTCCCAGAACTTTGTCCTGATATTTTGAAACCAAAGTTAGTCCAGTTGGGTGTGACACCTGCAAGTAGTACTGATCAGGATAAGGAACGGGAACAGGATCACGAAGATGGAGACGATGAAAGTGTCCAATCATCTGTTGAAACGTCTTCTTATTATAATACCGCTTTGATAAAGTCTTTTAGAGAGCTAGAGGGGAAATATATTGATTATCTTTCTGACTCCTTTGGCTTGAAGATTATCCCAGTCGGTCCTCTCGTTTCAGATCCTGCTGATCAGGACGAGGAGGGCATTTGTATCATCGATTGGCTTGACAAGAGAGAAAAGTCTTCAACCGTGTTTGTATCCTTTGGAAGTGAGTGTTATCTTTCTAAAGAAGATATGGAAGAGATGGCTTATGGTCTAGAGCTTAGCAATGTGAATTTCTTATGGATTATAAGGTTTCCAGAGGGAGAGAAGATGGAGCTCAAAGATGCTCTACCAGAAGGCTTTCTAGAAAGGGTGAATGAAAACGGAATGGTTGTTGAGAATTGGGCTCCCCAAGTAAAGATTCTGAACCATTCAAGTATTGGTGGGTTTGTGAGTCATTGTGGATGGAGTTCAATCATGGAGAGCTTGAGATTTGGTGTCCCAATTATAGCCATGCCTATACAACATGATCAGCCATGGAATGCTAAAGTGGTTGTGTCTTCTGGATTTGGTTTGGAGGTTGAGAGGGAAAACGGTAAGGGGCTCGAAAGGGAACATGTTGCAAAAGTGATCAAACAAGTGTTGGTGGAAAAAATTGGGGAGAATATTAAGAGGAAAGCTACAAAAATGAGTGAAAATATGAAAGGAAAAGTTGAGGAAGAGATGATGGATGTGGTTGAAAAAGAGCTTTTACAAATTTGTGGAATGTAA